One region of Streptomyces capillispiralis genomic DNA includes:
- a CDS encoding pyruvate carboxylase codes for MFRKVLVANRGEIAIRAFRAGFELGARTVAVFPYEDRNSLHRLKADEAYEIGEPGHPVRAYLSVEEIIRAARRAGADAVYPGYGFLSENPELARACEEAGITFVGPSARILELTGNKARAVAAAREAGVPVLGSSAPSTDVDELVRAADGIGFPVFVKAVAGGGGRGMRRVEEPAQLRESIEAASREAASAFGDPTVFLEKAVVEPRHIEVQILADGQGDVIHLFERDCSVQRRHQKVIELAPAPNLDPALRDRICADAVRFARQIGYRNAGTVEFLLDRDGNHVFIEMNPRIQVEHTVTEEVTDVDLVQSQLRIAAGETLSDLGLAQETVTLRGAALQCRITTEDPANGFRPDTGRISAYRSPGGSGIRLDGGTTHAGTEISAHFDSMLVKLTCRGRDFAAAVGRARRAVAEFRIRGVATNIPFLQAVLDDPDFQAGQVTTSFIEQRPQLLTARHSADRGTKLLTYLADVTVNKPHGERPELIDPLTKLPPLPAGAPPAGSRQRLAELGPDGFARWLRASPVIGVTDTTFRDAHQSLLATRVRTKDLLAVAPVVAHTLPGLLSLECWGGATYDVALRFLAEDPWERLAALREAVPNICLQMLLRGRNTVGYTPYPTEVTDAFVQEAAATGIDVFRIFDALNDVSRMRPAIDAVRETGTAVAEVALCYTADLSDPSERLYTLDYYLRLAEEIVAAGAHVLAVKDMAGLLRAPAAATLVSALRREFDLPVHLHTHDTAGGQLATYLAAVQAGADAVDGAVASMAGTTSQPSLSAIVAATDHSERPTGLDLQAVGDLEPYWESVRKVYAPFEAGLASPTGRVYHHEIPGGQLSNLRTQAIALGLGDRFEDIEAMYAAADRMLGRLVKVTPSSKVVGDLALHLVGAGVSPADFEAEPDRFDIPDSVIGFLRGELGTPPGGWPEPFRSKALRGRAEPGPVQDLTADDRAGLAKDRRPTLNRLLFPGPTREFEAHRQTFGDTSVLDSKDFFYGLRPGKEYGVDLDPGVRLLIELQAVGEADERGMRTVMATLNGQLRPIQVRDRAAASDIPVTEKADRANPGHVAAPFAGVVTLAVAEGDEVAAGATVATIEAMKMEASITAPKAGRVTRLAITRIQQVEGGDLLAELT; via the coding sequence ATGTTCCGCAAGGTGCTGGTCGCCAACCGTGGTGAGATCGCGATCCGGGCGTTCCGCGCGGGCTTCGAGCTGGGCGCCCGAACCGTCGCCGTCTTCCCCTACGAGGACCGCAACTCGCTGCACCGCCTGAAGGCCGACGAGGCGTACGAGATCGGCGAGCCGGGACACCCCGTGCGGGCCTACCTCTCCGTCGAGGAGATCATCCGCGCGGCACGGCGGGCCGGCGCCGACGCCGTCTACCCGGGCTACGGATTCCTCTCCGAGAACCCCGAGCTGGCCAGGGCGTGCGAGGAGGCCGGCATCACCTTCGTCGGACCGAGCGCCAGGATCCTGGAACTGACCGGGAACAAGGCGCGCGCCGTGGCCGCCGCCCGCGAGGCCGGCGTGCCGGTCCTGGGCTCCTCGGCACCCTCCACCGACGTCGACGAACTCGTCCGCGCGGCCGACGGCATCGGCTTCCCCGTCTTCGTCAAGGCGGTCGCGGGCGGCGGCGGGCGCGGAATGCGCCGCGTCGAGGAACCCGCCCAGCTCAGGGAGTCCATCGAGGCGGCGTCCCGGGAGGCGGCCTCCGCGTTCGGCGACCCCACCGTGTTCCTGGAGAAGGCCGTCGTCGAGCCGCGCCACATCGAGGTGCAGATCCTCGCCGACGGACAGGGCGACGTCATCCACCTGTTCGAGCGGGACTGCTCGGTGCAGCGCCGCCACCAGAAGGTGATCGAACTCGCGCCCGCACCCAACCTCGACCCGGCGCTGCGCGACCGCATCTGCGCCGACGCCGTCCGCTTCGCCCGGCAGATCGGCTACCGCAACGCGGGCACGGTGGAGTTCCTGCTCGACCGCGACGGCAACCACGTCTTCATCGAGATGAACCCGCGCATCCAGGTCGAGCACACGGTGACCGAGGAGGTCACCGACGTCGACCTGGTGCAGTCCCAGCTGCGCATCGCCGCCGGCGAGACCCTCTCCGACCTCGGCCTCGCCCAGGAGACGGTCACCCTGCGCGGTGCCGCGCTGCAGTGCCGCATCACCACCGAGGACCCCGCCAACGGCTTCCGCCCCGACACCGGGCGGATCAGTGCCTACCGCTCGCCCGGCGGCTCCGGCATCCGCCTGGACGGCGGCACCACTCACGCCGGTACGGAGATCAGCGCCCACTTCGACTCGATGCTGGTCAAACTGACTTGCCGGGGCCGCGACTTCGCCGCCGCCGTGGGCCGGGCCCGGCGCGCCGTGGCCGAGTTCCGCATCCGCGGCGTCGCCACCAACATCCCCTTCCTCCAGGCGGTCCTCGACGACCCGGACTTCCAGGCCGGACAGGTCACCACGTCGTTCATCGAGCAGCGCCCGCAGCTGCTCACCGCCCGCCACTCCGCCGACCGCGGCACGAAGCTCCTCACGTACCTCGCCGACGTCACGGTCAACAAGCCGCACGGCGAACGGCCCGAGCTGATCGACCCGCTGACCAAGCTGCCGCCGCTGCCCGCCGGCGCACCCCCGGCCGGCTCCCGGCAGCGGCTCGCCGAACTCGGACCCGACGGCTTCGCCCGATGGCTGCGCGCGTCGCCCGTCATCGGCGTCACCGACACCACGTTCCGCGACGCCCACCAGTCCCTGCTGGCCACCCGGGTCCGCACCAAGGACCTGCTCGCCGTCGCCCCCGTGGTGGCGCACACCCTGCCCGGGCTGCTCTCCCTGGAATGCTGGGGCGGCGCCACCTACGACGTCGCCCTGCGCTTCCTCGCCGAGGACCCGTGGGAGCGCCTGGCCGCCCTCCGTGAAGCCGTACCGAACATCTGCCTGCAGATGCTGCTGCGCGGCCGCAACACCGTGGGCTACACCCCGTACCCGACCGAGGTCACCGACGCCTTCGTCCAGGAGGCGGCGGCCACCGGCATCGACGTGTTCCGCATCTTCGACGCGCTGAACGACGTCTCCCGGATGCGGCCCGCCATCGACGCCGTACGCGAGACCGGCACCGCCGTCGCCGAGGTCGCCCTGTGCTACACCGCCGACCTGTCCGACCCGTCCGAGCGGCTCTACACGCTGGACTACTACCTGCGCCTGGCCGAGGAGATCGTGGCCGCCGGCGCCCACGTCCTGGCCGTCAAGGACATGGCCGGCCTGCTGCGGGCACCCGCGGCGGCCACCCTGGTGTCGGCGCTGCGCCGGGAGTTCGACCTGCCCGTCCACCTGCACACCCACGACACCGCCGGCGGTCAGCTCGCCACCTACCTCGCCGCGGTCCAGGCCGGCGCCGACGCGGTCGACGGGGCGGTGGCGTCCATGGCGGGCACCACCTCGCAGCCGTCCCTGTCGGCGATCGTCGCCGCCACCGACCATTCGGAGCGGCCCACCGGCCTGGACCTCCAGGCCGTGGGCGACCTGGAGCCGTACTGGGAGAGCGTCCGCAAGGTGTACGCGCCCTTCGAGGCGGGGCTCGCCTCACCGACCGGCCGCGTCTACCACCACGAGATTCCCGGCGGGCAGCTGTCCAACCTGCGCACCCAGGCGATCGCCCTCGGCCTCGGCGACCGCTTCGAGGACATCGAGGCGATGTACGCCGCCGCCGACCGGATGCTCGGCCGTCTGGTGAAGGTCACCCCCTCGTCGAAGGTGGTCGGTGACCTGGCGCTCCACCTGGTCGGCGCGGGCGTCTCCCCGGCGGACTTCGAGGCGGAGCCCGACCGGTTCGACATCCCCGACTCCGTCATCGGTTTCCTGCGCGGCGAGTTGGGCACCCCTCCCGGCGGCTGGCCGGAGCCGTTCCGCAGCAAGGCCCTGCGCGGACGTGCCGAGCCCGGGCCCGTCCAGGACTTGACCGCCGACGACCGCGCCGGACTGGCGAAGGACCGTCGGCCGACGCTCAACCGCCTCCTCTTCCCCGGCCCCACCCGGGAGTTCGAGGCACACCGCCAGACCTTCGGCGACACCAGCGTGCTGGACAGCAAGGACTTCTTCTACGGACTGCGCCCCGGCAAGGAGTACGGCGTCGACCTCGATCCCGGGGTGCGGCTGCTCATCGAACTCCAGGCCGTGGGCGAGGCCGACGAACGCGGCATGCGGACCGTGATGGCCACCCTGAACGGCCAGTTGCGGCCGATCCAGGTCCGCGACCGGGCGGCGGCCTCCGACATCCCGGTCACGGAGAAGGCCGACCGCGCCAACCCCGGCCATGTCGCGGCCCCCTTCGCCGGTGTGGTGACCCTCGCCGTCGCCGAGGGCGACGAGGTGGCGGCCGGTGCCACGGTGGCGACCATCGAGGCCATGAAGATGGAGGCCTCGATCACCGCGCCGAAGGCGGGCCGGGTGACCCGGCTGGCCATCACCCGCATCCAGCAGGTGGAGGGCGGCGACCTGCTCGCCGAACTCACCTGA
- a CDS encoding S8 family peptidase: MTHQMRIVALKVTAAACAMTAATTAALLGASSAHAAEPAQGTVYGLNAEDAVAGSYIVLLDEKSTSDAKKDLAKEYGGKLSRSYGAALDGFAAAGLSRTEAKRLAADPAVGAVVANRTLHTTATQDNPPSWGLDRVDQEDTAGDSKYTYPDQAGEGVTAYVIDTGVRVTHKDFEGRASHGYDAVDKDDTADDGNGHGTHVAATIAGAAHGVAKKADVVAVRVLDDNGSGTTEQVIAGIDWVTENHQGPSVANMSLGGGADPALDAAVQKAIASGVTFAVAAGNESTDAGQGSPARVPEAITVASSTEDDAQSDFSNFGSAVDLYAPGSDITSAWNDSDEGTKTISGTSMASPHVAGAAAVYLAGHPDADPAAVATALTGGATADKISNPGTGTANKLLKITE, from the coding sequence ATGACGCATCAGATGCGCATCGTCGCGCTGAAGGTCACCGCAGCCGCCTGCGCGATGACGGCCGCGACCACGGCAGCCCTTCTCGGGGCGTCGTCCGCCCACGCCGCCGAGCCCGCCCAGGGCACCGTGTACGGCCTGAACGCCGAAGACGCCGTCGCGGGCAGCTACATCGTCCTGCTCGACGAGAAGTCCACGTCCGACGCCAAGAAGGACCTGGCCAAGGAGTACGGCGGCAAGCTCAGCCGTTCCTACGGCGCGGCCCTCGACGGTTTCGCCGCGGCCGGCCTGAGCCGGACCGAGGCCAAGCGCCTCGCCGCAGACCCGGCGGTCGGCGCCGTCGTGGCCAACCGCACGCTCCACACCACGGCCACCCAGGACAACCCGCCCTCCTGGGGCCTGGACCGGGTCGACCAGGAGGACACCGCGGGCGACAGCAAGTACACCTACCCCGACCAGGCCGGAGAGGGCGTCACCGCCTACGTCATCGACACCGGCGTACGCGTCACCCACAAGGACTTCGAGGGCCGGGCCAGCCACGGCTACGACGCCGTCGACAAGGACGACACCGCGGACGACGGCAACGGCCACGGCACGCACGTCGCCGCCACCATCGCCGGAGCCGCGCACGGCGTGGCCAAGAAGGCGGACGTGGTCGCCGTCAGAGTCCTGGACGACAACGGCTCCGGCACGACCGAGCAGGTCATCGCCGGCATCGACTGGGTCACCGAGAACCACCAGGGACCCTCCGTGGCCAACATGAGCCTCGGCGGCGGCGCCGACCCGGCCCTCGACGCGGCCGTGCAGAAGGCCATCGCCTCCGGGGTCACCTTCGCCGTCGCGGCCGGCAATGAGTCCACCGACGCCGGACAGGGCTCGCCCGCCCGCGTACCGGAGGCCATCACCGTCGCCTCCAGCACCGAGGACGACGCCCAGTCCGACTTCTCCAACTTCGGCTCGGCGGTGGACCTCTACGCGCCCGGCTCCGACATCACCTCGGCGTGGAACGACAGCGACGAGGGCACCAAGACGATATCCGGCACCTCGATGGCCTCCCCCCACGTGGCCGGCGCGGCCGCCGTGTACCTGGCCGGCCACCCCGACGCCGACCCGGCGGCCGTGGCGACGGCACTGACCGGCGGTGCCACCGCGGACAAGATCAGCAACCCCGGCACCGGCACCGCGAACAAGCTGCTCAAGATCACCGAGTAG
- a CDS encoding nuclear transport factor 2 family protein translates to MTIQTTRLSDPAVRAFVAAVNNHDREGFMALLAPGATMADDGSERDLEEWTDREIFSSHGHLEVDNESDGGRRLLARYRNDTWGEMRTRWTFTVDDDGRISRFETGQA, encoded by the coding sequence ATGACGATCCAGACCACCCGCCTCAGCGACCCGGCCGTCCGCGCCTTCGTCGCGGCCGTCAACAACCACGACCGGGAGGGGTTCATGGCCCTGCTGGCGCCCGGCGCCACCATGGCGGACGACGGTTCCGAGCGCGACCTCGAGGAGTGGACCGACCGGGAGATCTTCTCCTCCCACGGTCATCTGGAGGTCGACAACGAGTCCGACGGCGGTCGCCGCCTCCTGGCCCGCTACCGCAACGACACCTGGGGCGAGATGCGCACCCGGTGGACCTTCACCGTCGACGACGACGGCCGCATCTCCCGCTTCGAGACGGGGCAGGCCTGA
- a CDS encoding DoxX family protein, with amino-acid sequence MTCYDRRDLGLLLLRLGTGGVLAAHGAQKLFGWFGGGGIEGTGQFMESIGYVPGRASAMAAGLAEAGGGTLLALGLATPAAGAAAAGAMVGASAVHAPNGFFNQEGGFEYAASLGLTAAGLAVIGPGRLSLDHALGHAVNRGWMLPAAFAVTAAATVVTVGARSRRLRKAKEGEQETLFEE; translated from the coding sequence GTGACCTGTTACGACCGACGCGATCTGGGACTGCTGCTGCTCCGGCTGGGAACGGGCGGGGTGCTCGCGGCGCACGGCGCGCAGAAGCTGTTCGGCTGGTTCGGCGGGGGCGGTATCGAGGGCACCGGCCAGTTCATGGAGTCCATCGGCTACGTCCCCGGCCGGGCCAGCGCCATGGCGGCGGGGCTCGCGGAGGCGGGCGGCGGCACGCTGCTGGCGCTCGGGCTCGCCACCCCGGCGGCGGGCGCGGCCGCGGCGGGGGCGATGGTGGGCGCGTCCGCCGTGCACGCGCCCAACGGCTTCTTCAACCAGGAGGGCGGATTCGAGTACGCCGCGTCGCTGGGTCTGACGGCCGCCGGTCTCGCCGTCATCGGCCCCGGCCGGCTGTCCCTGGACCACGCCCTCGGCCATGCGGTCAACCGGGGGTGGATGCTTCCGGCGGCCTTCGCGGTGACCGCGGCGGCCACGGTGGTGACCGTGGGGGCGCGCAGCCGGCGGCTGCGGAAGGCCAAGGAGGGCGAGCAGGAGACGCTGTTCGAGGAGTAG
- a CDS encoding MazG-like family protein, protein MSDHLSDHPSDHLPPPRTPEPATGLWESIDELCGWLDASRPVDGRDALLLRILKLSEEVGEVAEAVIGATGQNPRKGASHTWDDVQSELCDVAVTALVALRTLTPDAREVFTRHLAQVTRRSLGSGAG, encoded by the coding sequence ATGAGCGATCACCTGAGCGATCACCCGAGCGATCATCTGCCCCCGCCCCGGACCCCGGAGCCCGCCACCGGTCTGTGGGAGTCCATCGACGAGCTGTGCGGCTGGCTGGACGCCAGCCGTCCCGTCGACGGCCGCGACGCTCTGCTGCTGCGCATCCTGAAGCTGTCCGAGGAGGTCGGCGAGGTCGCCGAGGCCGTGATCGGCGCGACCGGCCAGAACCCGCGCAAGGGTGCCTCCCACACGTGGGACGACGTCCAGTCCGAGCTGTGCGACGTCGCCGTCACGGCGCTGGTGGCGCTGCGCACGCTCACGCCCGACGCCCGCGAGGTCTTCACCCGTCATCTGGCCCAGGTGACCCGGCGCTCCCTCGGCTCCGGGGCCGGCTGA
- a CDS encoding winged helix-turn-helix transcriptional regulator, which yields MAVEQVHEASACKRVDGGITRVFQLLGKRWTGPIVAVLVEQPAYFADLRRAVPGISERMLSDRLTELGAAGLLVREVDEGPPLRVTYRLTEAGAALEPALRELSTWAERYLPEAGPCGEPTGC from the coding sequence ATGGCGGTCGAGCAGGTTCACGAGGCATCGGCGTGCAAGCGGGTGGACGGCGGCATCACCCGCGTCTTCCAGCTGCTCGGAAAGCGGTGGACGGGGCCGATCGTGGCGGTGCTGGTGGAGCAGCCCGCGTACTTCGCCGATCTGCGCCGGGCCGTCCCCGGCATCAGCGAGCGCATGCTCTCCGACCGGCTCACGGAACTGGGGGCCGCCGGACTGCTGGTCCGTGAGGTCGACGAGGGCCCGCCGCTGCGCGTGACCTACCGTCTGACGGAAGCGGGGGCGGCGCTGGAACCCGCGCTCAGGGAACTGAGCACCTGGGCCGAGCGGTACCTGCCCGAGGCCGGCCCCTGCGGGGAGCCGACGGGCTGCTGA
- a CDS encoding FMN-dependent NADH-azoreductase encodes MATLLHIDSSVFPASASASRAVAETFRKAWEEQHPEGTVIYRDLASDPVPHITADAHTAGFADPSAHTPEQAAAFAERLKLIEEYERADALLIGAPMYNFTIPSTLKAWLDNVILMGRTAGENPSGKGTPVTVIASRGGSYAPGTPREGYEYVQNYLRAVMVDFLGLDLDFVVPELTMAPHSPAMTELVPLFESSRERAHEDAAARGKSLAEQLAA; translated from the coding sequence ATGGCCACCCTTCTGCACATCGACTCCTCCGTGTTCCCGGCTTCCGCCTCCGCGTCCCGCGCCGTGGCGGAGACCTTCCGCAAGGCCTGGGAGGAGCAGCACCCCGAGGGCACGGTGATCTACCGCGACCTCGCCTCGGACCCCGTTCCGCACATCACCGCCGACGCCCACACGGCGGGCTTCGCGGACCCGTCGGCGCACACCCCCGAGCAGGCCGCGGCCTTCGCCGAGCGCCTGAAGCTGATCGAGGAGTACGAGCGGGCGGACGCGCTGCTGATCGGCGCCCCGATGTACAACTTCACGATCCCCTCGACGCTCAAGGCGTGGCTGGACAACGTGATCCTGATGGGCCGCACCGCGGGCGAGAACCCCTCCGGCAAGGGCACCCCGGTCACCGTGATCGCCAGTCGCGGCGGTTCCTACGCGCCGGGGACCCCGCGCGAGGGCTACGAGTACGTCCAGAACTACCTGCGGGCCGTGATGGTCGACTTCCTCGGTCTCGACCTCGACTTCGTCGTCCCGGAGCTGACGATGGCCCCGCACAGCCCGGCCATGACCGAGCTGGTCCCGCTCTTCGAGAGCTCCCGTGAGCGCGCCCACGAGGACGCGGCCGCCCGGGGCAAGAGCCTCGCGGAGCAGCTGGCGGCCTAG
- a CDS encoding GAF domain-containing protein, producing MSGERRGPSEQHLPKLRLDELLDELQARIDAARGTQDRVHSLLEAVLSVGRELDLAHVLRRIVEAAVVLVDAEYGALGVIGGDRMLSEFHTVGISGEQRARIGNLPSGHGILGELIRHPEPLRLTEISEHPSSYGFPPHHPPMHSFLGVPIRVRDHVFGNLYLTEKRSAAEFDAEDESVLSTLAVAAGVAIENARLYEETRLRERWLGASSDVTRALLSGAPSTDVLELIVEQARRIADADAGMIAERVPEENALLPLLAVGLDAERRSGLVMSGQDGFVAAVLTTAEPAVSADIREDPRTSGEAAQWAGLGPVVGVPLEAGGKAGGVLLLGRAVGRTPFTDADTRPLLGFAGQAALALELAERRRDAEQIALLRDRDRIARDLHDLAIQRLFAAGMTLQSTQRFVDHPEAVERLSRTVDDLDETIKIIRSTIFGLRAHGGGTRAGSGLRGRVSDAVTAAASSLGFTPAVRLEGLVDTDVPGEIADHALAVLGEALSNAARHSGARSVDVRLRCAEGELTLAVADDGRGMPAGVARSGLKNMEERAVSLGGELRLGERPEGGGTRVVWRVPVRPARG from the coding sequence ATGAGCGGGGAACGGCGCGGGCCGTCGGAGCAGCACCTGCCCAAGCTGCGCCTGGACGAGTTGCTGGACGAACTGCAGGCGCGGATCGACGCGGCGCGGGGCACCCAGGATCGCGTGCACAGCCTGCTGGAGGCCGTGCTCTCCGTCGGGCGGGAACTGGATCTCGCGCACGTGCTCCGAAGGATCGTCGAGGCCGCCGTCGTGCTCGTCGACGCCGAGTACGGTGCCCTGGGAGTCATCGGCGGCGACCGCATGCTCTCCGAGTTCCACACCGTCGGCATCAGCGGCGAGCAGCGGGCTCGGATCGGGAACCTGCCCAGCGGGCACGGCATCCTGGGCGAGCTGATCCGGCACCCGGAGCCACTGCGGCTGACGGAGATCTCCGAGCACCCGTCCTCGTACGGCTTCCCGCCGCACCACCCGCCGATGCACTCCTTCCTCGGCGTGCCCATCCGGGTGCGCGACCACGTCTTCGGCAACCTGTACCTCACCGAGAAGCGCAGCGCGGCGGAGTTCGACGCCGAGGACGAGTCGGTGCTCTCCACTCTCGCCGTGGCGGCGGGCGTGGCCATCGAGAATGCCCGCCTGTACGAGGAGACCCGGCTCCGCGAACGCTGGCTGGGGGCCAGCTCCGACGTCACGCGTGCCCTGCTGTCGGGTGCCCCGAGCACGGACGTGCTGGAGCTGATCGTGGAGCAGGCCCGCCGGATCGCCGATGCCGACGCCGGGATGATCGCCGAGCGGGTGCCCGAGGAGAACGCGCTGCTGCCTCTGCTCGCCGTCGGCCTGGACGCCGAGCGGCGCAGTGGCCTGGTGATGTCCGGGCAGGACGGGTTCGTGGCCGCGGTCCTGACTACGGCGGAGCCGGCGGTGAGTGCCGACATTCGGGAGGACCCCCGGACCAGCGGGGAGGCGGCGCAGTGGGCGGGGCTCGGGCCCGTGGTCGGTGTGCCGTTGGAGGCCGGTGGCAAGGCGGGCGGTGTGCTGTTGCTGGGGCGCGCGGTGGGTCGTACGCCGTTCACGGACGCCGATACCCGTCCCCTGCTCGGGTTCGCCGGGCAGGCGGCGCTGGCGCTGGAGCTGGCCGAGCGGCGCCGCGACGCCGAGCAGATCGCACTGCTGCGGGACCGCGACAGGATCGCGCGCGATCTGCATGACCTGGCCATCCAACGGCTGTTCGCGGCCGGGATGACGCTGCAGAGCACCCAGCGTTTCGTCGACCATCCGGAGGCCGTGGAACGGTTGTCGCGGACCGTGGACGACCTGGACGAGACCATCAAGATCATTCGTTCCACCATCTTCGGACTGCGGGCGCACGGCGGCGGTACGAGGGCGGGCAGCGGCCTGCGCGGCCGGGTCTCGGACGCGGTGACGGCGGCGGCCTCGTCGCTGGGCTTCACTCCCGCGGTGCGGCTCGAGGGGCTGGTCGACACGGATGTGCCGGGGGAGATCGCCGATCACGCGCTCGCGGTGCTCGGTGAGGCGCTGAGCAATGCGGCCCGGCACTCCGGGGCCCGTTCCGTGGACGTGCGTCTGCGGTGCGCCGAGGGCGAGTTGACCCTCGCGGTGGCCGATGACGGCCGCGGGATGCCCGCCGGTGTCGCGCGCAGTGGGCTGAAGAACATGGAGGAGCGGGCCGTCTCGCTCGGTGGGGAACTCCGGCTCGGTGAGCGGCCGGAAGGAGGCGGCACCCGGGTGGTGTGGCGGGTGCCGGTGCGACCGGCACGCGGGTGA
- a CDS encoding response regulator yields MTEPRTFTEEHPIRVFLLDDHEVVRRGLADLLDAEPDISVVGDAENVEHALARGPALRPDVAVLDVRLPDGDGITVCRELRSRMPELACLMLTSFDDEEALLDAIMAGASGYVLKQIKGSDLVSAVRTVASGRSMLDPETTARLMRSLRADPSGEPAIAPELASLSPRERDILALIGDGLTNREIGKKLYLSEKTVKNHISRLLAKLGVQRRVQAAVLASHLEQPEGERYPAR; encoded by the coding sequence ATGACCGAGCCGCGCACCTTCACCGAGGAGCACCCGATCCGGGTCTTCCTGCTCGACGACCACGAGGTCGTGCGCCGCGGTCTGGCCGACCTCCTGGACGCGGAACCCGACATCTCCGTGGTCGGGGACGCCGAGAACGTCGAGCACGCGCTCGCCCGGGGCCCGGCGCTCCGCCCCGACGTGGCGGTTCTCGACGTACGCCTGCCGGACGGCGACGGCATCACCGTCTGCCGTGAGCTGCGCAGCCGCATGCCCGAGCTGGCATGTCTGATGCTGACCTCGTTCGACGACGAGGAGGCGCTGCTCGACGCGATCATGGCCGGGGCCTCCGGCTATGTGCTCAAGCAGATCAAGGGCTCCGACCTGGTCTCGGCGGTACGCACGGTCGCCTCCGGCCGGTCCATGCTCGACCCGGAGACGACCGCCCGGCTGATGCGCTCGCTGCGCGCCGACCCGTCCGGCGAACCGGCCATCGCTCCCGAACTGGCGAGCCTGTCGCCGCGCGAGCGGGACATCCTCGCTCTGATCGGGGACGGGCTCACCAACCGCGAGATCGGCAAGAAGCTGTATCTGTCCGAGAAGACCGTCAAGAACCACATCTCCCGGCTGCTGGCCAAGCTCGGCGTGCAGCGACGTGTCCAGGCCGCGGTCCTCGCATCGCACCTGGAGCAACCCGAGGGTGAGCGGTACCCGGCTCGCTGA
- a CDS encoding flavodoxin domain-containing protein, which translates to MATNVLVTYGTTNGSTARIAEAVAEVLRTDGLTVDALPARSVPSAASYDAVVVGGGVYAGRWHKDARRFVRREGKALAERPLWLFSSGPLDASASERDIPPVPGVRKAMVRLDAREHITFGGCLEEGAKGWVARMILRGGKGGDFRDFERIEEWAARIGRELTS; encoded by the coding sequence ATGGCGACGAACGTGCTGGTCACCTACGGAACGACGAACGGGTCGACGGCCAGGATCGCCGAGGCCGTCGCCGAGGTCCTGCGCACGGACGGGCTGACGGTCGACGCACTCCCGGCCCGCTCCGTGCCGAGCGCGGCGTCGTATGACGCCGTCGTGGTCGGCGGCGGAGTATACGCCGGCCGCTGGCACAAGGACGCCCGCCGCTTCGTGCGGCGCGAAGGCAAGGCTTTGGCCGAACGCCCGCTGTGGCTCTTCAGCAGCGGCCCGCTCGACGCCTCGGCCTCCGAGCGGGACATCCCGCCCGTGCCCGGGGTGCGGAAAGCCATGGTCCGGCTCGACGCCAGGGAGCACATCACCTTCGGCGGCTGTCTGGAGGAGGGCGCGAAGGGCTGGGTCGCCCGCATGATCCTTCGCGGCGGAAAGGGCGGCGACTTCCGCGACTTCGAACGGATCGAGGAGTGGGCGGCGAGGATCGGCCGTGAGCTGACGAGCTGA
- a CDS encoding helix-turn-helix domain-containing protein yields the protein MTEQVSSHAVVGRSVGDLGRRITQRRTELGLTRQETAARAGVAPAYLQYLEEQPTASPGAGTLLRLAEALKTTVWHLTGGDTELPPGLGRAARTPRFTELTDAECRALLSTHGVGRLAVPTAPGPVVVPVNYSVIDGELVFRAAPGTTPSQAAGHQVAFEVDRIDEAFSEGWSVLVRGRARAVTDPDEARRLAERAYSTPWAGGRRDLWLRIESAAVTGRRITV from the coding sequence ATGACCGAACAGGTTTCATCGCACGCGGTGGTGGGGCGCTCTGTCGGCGACCTGGGGCGCCGGATCACCCAGCGGCGCACGGAACTCGGCCTGACCCGGCAGGAGACGGCCGCTCGGGCGGGTGTGGCGCCGGCCTACCTGCAGTACCTCGAGGAGCAGCCGACCGCGTCCCCGGGCGCGGGCACCCTCCTCAGGCTGGCCGAAGCGCTGAAGACCACGGTGTGGCACCTGACCGGCGGCGACACCGAGCTGCCGCCCGGCCTCGGACGTGCCGCCCGCACACCCCGGTTCACCGAGCTGACCGACGCGGAGTGCCGCGCCCTGCTCTCGACGCACGGGGTGGGACGCCTCGCCGTGCCCACGGCACCCGGGCCGGTCGTCGTGCCCGTCAACTACAGCGTCATCGACGGCGAGCTCGTCTTCCGGGCCGCTCCCGGCACGACGCCTTCACAGGCGGCCGGCCATCAGGTCGCCTTCGAGGTCGATCGCATCGACGAGGCCTTCAGCGAAGGCTGGAGCGTGCTGGTGCGAGGCCGCGCCCGGGCCGTGACGGACCCCGACGAGGCGCGTCGGCTCGCGGAGCGGGCGTACAGCACGCCGTGGGCGGGCGGCCGGCGGGACCTGTGGCTGCGTATCGAGTCCGCCGCCGTCACCGGGCGCCGGATCACGGTCTGA